TTTGATAAAAAAGAGGCATCATTTTCCCCCGCAGTCACAAGATCAGCCACACCTGTTATGAGATGTTGTGGATTCCCCACAAGCTTCGCTTGAGTCATTTCGGCTAGTTCTGCGAGGGTAAATGCTTTTTGGATCATAAGAAAAACCTGGTATGAAGGGAGTACTGAATGTTTAAGAGAGAACATGGTTACCCATGCTCTCTATGAAGACTTTAGTTTGTAGCAGAAGCTTTGATATCTGCTTCAGACATTTTATCAATGAGATCGATTACTTTATCAGTTAGGTCAAACTCTGGTTTATAGAAGAAGCTGCTTTCTTCATTTAAAACGATGTCTACACCCACTTCTTTTGCAACAGTTTCGGACGCTTTAGCAATTAGCTCTTGCAATTGTTGGACAATCTTCATGTTTGTCTGGCTAAGTGCTTGGTAGTACTGGTTTTGATACTGGGTGATCTCTTGATTAAGTGTACGATACTTATGCTTGAGTTCATTTTCAGCTTCATTAGAAAGGCTATCTACATAGTCCGGATCGCTAAGCTTAGCAGCAATTTCGTTTAAGCTTTTTTCTTTTTCTTGTAGAGAGTTTTCCATCTGTTTTTTCAAAGATTCAAAAACAGTTTGTTCGTGCTTTCCAATTTTAGATTTTTCGATACACACTTTAAAATTTACAACTGCAATTTTAGCTGTTTTATCAAAACTTGTTCCAGAAGTCGCATCTTGTGTTGCAGGAGCCGCGGCGCAAAGGATAAATCCGATTGAACCTGCCATCAACATTTTTACTAAAGCTAGACGGATGTTTTTCATATATGTTCTCCATAAGTTCTAAATCAAAATTTCTTAGAATTGTCCACCAATTGTCAGGAAGAAGCGCTTAACTTCACTACGATTTTTCGCATTCAGTGGGAAACCCATACCAATTGTTAAAGGTGGTCCACTGGCTAGCACTTTAAGACGCGTACCAATACCCACAGAGGTATATAGCCCTCCAAAGTCCCAGGTATTTCCAGAAAGATAACCGCCATCACAGAAGATAAATCCTTCAATACGACTGTTATAGGCATGTGCATATTCCGCTGAGTAAAGTTGCAAGGATAGACCCCCACGAGGATCGCCATCGTTAAATTGTGGACCTAAGCGATAAGAGCGATAACCACGAATGGTACTATTTCCGCCAAGGTACAGTTTTTCATCGAGTGGCAAAGTTTCTTCTGAGGTATGCCCAAAAGGTTGAATAAAGCGAAAGTCTGCACGGAATTTTAATACACCGCTCTTTTCAACAGGAATGTAATAAGAGTTGATGTAAGCTAAAGAACCGAAATGGTGACGCCCGCCTAACCCGGCAACTTCAATATCCAAACGTGATTTGAAACCACGACGAGGATAAGTTGGGCTGTCTGAAGAATCGTAGATAAACGAGCTTCCTACAGCTGAAATAATTCCACCGTTTTTAGCTTCTCTTCTTAAAGTTGGAGAGACATCATCCGAATCATCTAAATGCACATGGGAATCACGCAAACGGTAGTGTACACCTGTTCGCAAGAAATCATTCACGTTATAAACGGCATGTGCTACGAATTGGGAAGCATCGATCGAATAATCACTTGATAAATAACGGTTGCTGGAGCGCTCGATATCAAATCCGACTGTCCAAGGAGTATCCATAAAGAAAGGCTTTGCCCAAGATAGGGAATAGCTTCTGCTTTTGGATCCGATGGTGGCGTTCAAGTTCAGCAATTCGCCTCCCCCTCTTAATCCTCCATAACCTGTGCGGAAAATGTTTCTAAGACCTTTGTAGCTAAAGTTGTTTTCTGTAACGCTAACGTTCCCGAAAAGACTTTCAATAGTACTATATCCAACAGCCAAACCAAAACGACCAGTGCTTGTTTCTTCCACTTCAATATGCAGATCTCTGAAGTTCTCGCCTAACTCACATGTTTGGGATTTGACAGCATAGACGTTGACATTTTGGAAGTACCCAATGTTCCTTAATCTTTCTTCCGTCAAATTCATTTTATCGACGTTGAAGACTTGCCCTGGCACTAAAAGTGTCTCATGCAAAATCACACGTGTTTCTGTCGAACAGTTTCCGAGAACTTTAATTAAACCGACAAAATATTGATTTCCTTCATGAATTTTAAGATGTAGGGAATACGAGCAGTTGTCAGGATCTAAGCGAGGCTCATAATCAACGTAAGCTTCAATGTATCCACGGCGACCGTAGTAGTTCGCAATGTTTTTAACTGTTGAAACGATCGCTTCAGGAGAATATTGCATCCCCTCTTCAAAAGTTAATAAACAACTAATTTGTTCATCTGAGAAGAGAGTGTTTCCTTCAAAGGTAACATTTCCAAAATGATAGCAACGTCCTTTTGTGGCTGTAATTAAAATGATAATTCGATCTTTCTGCGTAGCTTCATCGATTTGAATATCCACACTGGCATCTGCATACCCTCTATTTTGCAAGTAATTCAAAATCTGGTACTGATCATGCTGCATGGCCTCTTCTCGATAGGTGCCCTGCTCTGTCAACCAACTGGTAAAAAAGGAATATTCCTTTGTCACCATTTGTTCCATCAGCTCAGCTTCTTCTTCAGGGGTGAAGTTGCAGAATCGAATCGTTTTGATTTTACCTGCGCGCCCTTCTTGGATATTGATGTCAATTTCCACCTCATTTGCCACTTCATTCCAATTCACGAAATAGTCGAGTTGTGCTTCAAAAAATCCTTGTTTCACGTAGTACGCTTTAAGCGCCTGAAAGGCTTTGTTAAAAGCGAGCCGATCAAAGACGGTAAAAGGTTTAATTTTTAATTCGTTTTGCAAAGTATCGGTCGCAACTCTTTCATTTCCCGCCCAACGGATAATCCGAATATTTGGCTTTGGCCATACTTTTAAAACTAAGCGAATTTTTTTATCACTTGGCTCCAAAACAGGCTCAACATGATCAAATTCGGTAGCTAATAATTTCAAATCTTGGTCGAAGGAAGTATGCGAAAAAATATCGTTTTCTTTTGTTTTTAAACGGGCTTTGATGGCATTTTCATCGATCGGTTGCACACTTTTTTGACTGCCGTTGATAATTTGTATTTTTTCAATAACCTGGCCTTCATATTGGTATGTATTGGCAGAAAGTCCAAAGCATTGAAGAAGAAAAACGGTGAGAATTAATAAAGTATTCTGGAATTGTTTCATTATAGATCCTTTGTGATACACCTTGTGCGCTCTCAGATTAAATGAACGGAAATCGAACGCTAAGGAGGAATGATGATAGAGAATCCCGCACAATAATTGCAACTTTTACTCGTGACTGAAATTTGCAACTGGGTTGCAAATTTCAAAATATTGCCTAAAAACTGGCCCTTCCCGAAAAAGCGCGCGCTAAAGTTCCACCATCCACGTAATCCAATGAGCTGCCAACAGGTAACCCATAAGCTAGCCGCGAGACCTGCACGGGTAAAGTCCCCAATTCTCTTTTGATGTACAAAGCTGTCGCATCGCCTTCTAACGTTGAACCTAATGCAATCACGACTTCATGAATCTGATGGATTTCGATTCTTTCCTTTAAAGATGCAAGCGATAGACGTTCAGGACCAAATCCATCCAGAGGAGAAAGAAGCCCGCCTAACACATGATATAATCCTTTATATTCCCGGGTTTCTTCAATCGAAAACACATCACGGGGTGAAGAGATCACACATAGAATTTGAGAGGCTTGCCGAACAAGATCATCACAAAAAGGGCACCCACCAGCTTCTTCTTTTAAACAACCACACGCGGAACAAGCTTGAATTTTTTCTGGCACTTGAGACAATATAGTGCCAAACTCCCTTAATTTCTCCTCATCCCATTCCATTAATTGAAAGGCAAACCGCTCGGCACTTCTCGCTCCTACCCCAGGCAATTTTTTTAAGACCTGGATGAGTTTAATCAGATGAGATGGATAGCGCATATTTAATTTTCTCACTTTTATTAATGATGTTTTAGGATAAATCGTATCAGATTAATGAAATCCACTCAAAACTTCTTTCTTTAAAATTAAATCGTTGTTTGATACAGTGTTAGGTTTAAAAATTTGTTTTGGAGTCTTATTCAATGACAGTTCAAAAAAGGGCGCGCATTATAGGTCTTGGTTCTTATTTGCCCGAACGCATTTTGAGTAACTTCGATTTAGAAAAAATCGTCGATACGAGTGATGAATGGATCTCATCCCGCACAGGGATGAAAGAAAGGCGCATTGCCGCCCCCGATGAATTTGCTTCAGATATGGGAAGAGAAGCAGCTTTAAAAGCCCTGCAAAAAAGTGGTGTAGCAGCAGAAGAAATCGATATCATTTTAGTAGCTACCACAACACCCGATTACATGATGCCAACTACCGCCAACCTCATTCAAGCTCAAATTGGGGCAAAAAAAGCCGCGGCGGTTGATTTTCATGCAGCATGCACAGGCTTTCTTTACGGCTTATCTTTAGCTAAAGCTTATATCGAATCCGGGATGTACCGGAATGTTTTGCTCATCGCAACTGAAAAAATGACTGCCTTTGTGGACTACACAGATCGAAACACCTGCATTCTTTTTGGAGATGGAGCTGCTGCTGCGGTTATATCTGGCCAAGGGGAAGGCCTTCTAATCGGAGATGTTTGCCTAGGCTCTGATGGTGATCAAGCGCATTTAATTACACTTCTTGGAGGAGGCACACGCCACCCTTGTTCACAAGAATCCTTAAAAGGAGGATTGCATTACTTCCGCATGCTAGGCAAAGAAGTGTTTAAACATGCTGTGCGTCGCATGACTGCTGCCGCCGAAACATGCATTAGCCGAGCAAGCCTACAACCCGATCAAATTGAATGGCTCATTCCCCATCAAGCGAATGAACGGATTATTGATGCCGTAGGAAAAAACTTTGCTATCCCAACAGAAAAAATCTACAAAACCGTGCATAAATATGGAAATACTTCCGCTCCAAGCGCTGCCATAGCCCTTGATGAGCTCATGCAAGAACATCCCATTCAAGAAAATCAAAATCTTTTAATGGTTGCTTTTGGGGCAGGCTTAACATGGGGAGCCACCATATTGACTAAGTGCCTATAATAACGGGGAGAAATAATCATATGTCAAAAAAAATCGCCTTTATTTTTCCTGGACAAGGTTCACAATATCCTGGCATGGGAAAAGAGTTTGTCGAAACATTTCCCCTTGCTAAGCAAATCTTTGAGGAAGCTGACGACCGGTTAAAAAGAAAACTTTCAGCATTGATTTTGCAAGGACCCGAAGCTGAACTTACTGAAACAAAAAACAGTCAAGTCGCTATTTACGTCACAAGCTACGCCATTTTACGCTGCGTACAACACGAATTCCCTCACTTGTATCCCACTTATTGCGCAGGACTCAGTTTAGGGGAATACACAGCTGCAACGGCGGCAGGCAAAATCTCATTTGCAGACGGTTTAACACTTGTCCAATCCCGTGGCCAGTTTATGAATGACGCCTGTGAAAAAACAGCGGGGACAATGGCTGTTGTGCTCGGATTAGATGCTGATACAGTCGAAGA
This window of the Parachlamydia acanthamoebae genome carries:
- a CDS encoding OmpH family outer membrane protein; translation: MKNIRLALVKMLMAGSIGFILCAAAPATQDATSGTSFDKTAKIAVVNFKVCIEKSKIGKHEQTVFESLKKQMENSLQEKEKSLNEIAAKLSDPDYVDSLSNEAENELKHKYRTLNQEITQYQNQYYQALSQTNMKIVQQLQELIAKASETVAKEVGVDIVLNEESSFFYKPEFDLTDKVIDLIDKMSEADIKASATN
- the bamA gene encoding outer membrane protein assembly factor BamA, which produces MKQFQNTLLILTVFLLQCFGLSANTYQYEGQVIEKIQIINGSQKSVQPIDENAIKARLKTKENDIFSHTSFDQDLKLLATEFDHVEPVLEPSDKKIRLVLKVWPKPNIRIIRWAGNERVATDTLQNELKIKPFTVFDRLAFNKAFQALKAYYVKQGFFEAQLDYFVNWNEVANEVEIDINIQEGRAGKIKTIRFCNFTPEEEAELMEQMVTKEYSFFTSWLTEQGTYREEAMQHDQYQILNYLQNRGYADASVDIQIDEATQKDRIIILITATKGRCYHFGNVTFEGNTLFSDEQISCLLTFEEGMQYSPEAIVSTVKNIANYYGRRGYIEAYVDYEPRLDPDNCSYSLHLKIHEGNQYFVGLIKVLGNCSTETRVILHETLLVPGQVFNVDKMNLTEERLRNIGYFQNVNVYAVKSQTCELGENFRDLHIEVEETSTGRFGLAVGYSTIESLFGNVSVTENNFSYKGLRNIFRTGYGGLRGGGELLNLNATIGSKSRSYSLSWAKPFFMDTPWTVGFDIERSSNRYLSSDYSIDASQFVAHAVYNVNDFLRTGVHYRLRDSHVHLDDSDDVSPTLRREAKNGGIISAVGSSFIYDSSDSPTYPRRGFKSRLDIEVAGLGGRHHFGSLAYINSYYIPVEKSGVLKFRADFRFIQPFGHTSEETLPLDEKLYLGGNSTIRGYRSYRLGPQFNDGDPRGGLSLQLYSAEYAHAYNSRIEGFIFCDGGYLSGNTWDFGGLYTSVGIGTRLKVLASGPPLTIGMGFPLNAKNRSEVKRFFLTIGGQF
- the recR gene encoding recombination mediator RecR yields the protein MRYPSHLIKLIQVLKKLPGVGARSAERFAFQLMEWDEEKLREFGTILSQVPEKIQACSACGCLKEEAGGCPFCDDLVRQASQILCVISSPRDVFSIEETREYKGLYHVLGGLLSPLDGFGPERLSLASLKERIEIHQIHEVVIALGSTLEGDATALYIKRELGTLPVQVSRLAYGLPVGSSLDYVDGGTLARAFSGRASF
- a CDS encoding beta-ketoacyl-ACP synthase III, which gives rise to MTVQKRARIIGLGSYLPERILSNFDLEKIVDTSDEWISSRTGMKERRIAAPDEFASDMGREAALKALQKSGVAAEEIDIILVATTTPDYMMPTTANLIQAQIGAKKAAAVDFHAACTGFLYGLSLAKAYIESGMYRNVLLIATEKMTAFVDYTDRNTCILFGDGAAAAVISGQGEGLLIGDVCLGSDGDQAHLITLLGGGTRHPCSQESLKGGLHYFRMLGKEVFKHAVRRMTAAAETCISRASLQPDQIEWLIPHQANERIIDAVGKNFAIPTEKIYKTVHKYGNTSAPSAAIALDELMQEHPIQENQNLLMVAFGAGLTWGATILTKCL